Proteins encoded in a region of the Mycolicibacterium duvalii genome:
- a CDS encoding type I polyketide synthase has product MTINDQQRATTGSGSERGQAFEPLVGAHALVDQLHSGEPYAVAFGGQGGPWLENLEELVNSAGIESEIANLVGEAELLLEPLARELVVVRPIGFEPMQWIRALAAEEPLPSQKDLTTAAISGPGILLTQMAAIRALKRQGLDLDGHPPVAIAGHSQGVTAVESLKAGGARDVELLAIGQLIGAAGSLVSRRRGMVGRGDKSPMVSVTNVDPDRVAELLDEFAQDVRTVLPPALSIRNGRRSVVITGTPEQLARFELYCEKITEKEEAERKNKVRGGAVFRPVFNQVQVEVGFHTPRLAGGVDLVDEWAARTGLDAALTRRLAEYIFVRPVDWVAEVEGLAAAGARWIIDLGPSDTVTRLTAPVIRGLGIGIVPAATRAGQRSLFTVGAAPSVAPAWSSYAPTPVTLPDGSVKVATKFTRLTGRSPILLAGMTPTTVDAKIVAAAANAGHWAELAGGGQVTEEIFDARVHELTQLLEPGRAIQFNSLFLDPYLWKLQVGGKRLVQKARQSGAPIDGVVVTAGIPDLEEAVDLIEELHTVGISNVVFKPGTVDQIKSVIKIAQEVPDRDVIVHVEGGRAGGHHSWEDLDDLLLSTYGELRKHTNITVCVGGGIGTPERAADYLSGEWAKAYGFPAMPVDGILVGTAAMATKEATTSPAVKQMLVETGGTPDWVGAGKAVNGMASGRSQLGADIHEIDNAASRCGRLLDEVAGDADAVAERRDEIIAAMAKTAKPYFGDVADMTYLQWLQRYVDLAVGDGDTTADTAHPGSPWLADTWRDRFEDMLKRAEARLHAKDYGPIESLFSAGADGDALLDNPETAVAALLARYPDAETVRLHPADVPYFVTLCKKPGKPVNFVPVIDKDVRRWWRSDSLWQAHDARYSADEVCIIPGTQAVAGITRVDEPVGDLLDRFEQEIVDRVLATGAEPVAVVSRRQARADVSGPLAVVLDSPDVLWAGRTSINPVHRIGAPNEWQVNDVPGKPSATHPNTGARLEQSVDESGKTSVTLRVPLSDIWIDIRFTLPACTVDGGMPIVTVEDASRAMRAVLAIAAGVDGPDALPAVADNTATVTVRWDPERVADHTGVTATFGAPLAPGLTLVPDALVGLCWPAVFAAIGSAATDDGFPVVEGLLSLVHLDHAAHLLHAMPTGEAELTVTATALAATDTEVGRVVPVDVTIADAQGVALATLAERFAIRGRTGAVELSDPPRAGGAITDNATDTPRRRRRDVVVDAPVDMSAFAVVSGDHNPIHTDRAAALLAGLKSPIVHGMWLSAAAQHAVTATDGRATPPARLVGWTSRFLGMVLPGDEIEFRVDRVGIDRGAEIVEVAARVGSELVMSATAQLAAPKTVYAFPGQGIQSKGMGMEVRARSKAARQIWDKADKFTRETLGFSVLHVVRDNPTSLIASGVHYHHPEGVLYLTQFTQVAMATTAAAQVAEMRENGAFVEGAIACGHSVGEYTALACVSGVYELEGLLEAVFHRGSKMHDIVPRDAMGRSNYRMAAIRPSQIDLDDDDVNDFIAEIAERTGEFLEIVNYNLRGAQYAIAGTVRGLEELEAEVERRRELTGGKRSFILVPGIDVPFHSSVLRVGVDDFRRALDRVMPHGTDPEMVIGRYIPNLVPRPFTLDRDFIQEIRDLVPAVELDEVLANYDEWRNERPADLCRKVIIELLAWQFASPVRWIETQDLLFIEEAAGGLGVERFVEIGVKSAPTVAGLAQNTLKLPEYSHNTTEVLNAERDAAVLFATDTDPEPELDEPAQDSAPATEAVPAEAVPAEVPAAPAAAPAGGPRPEDIGFDAADATMALIALSAKIRIDQIEALDSIESITDGASSRRNQMLVDLGSELNLGAIDGAAEADLAGLKGQVTKLARTYKPFGPVLSDAINDQLRTVLGPSGKRPAYIAERVKKTWELGDGWAKHATVEVALGTREGSSVRGGPLGGLHEGALGDAAGVDKVIDAAVAAVAARRGVPVSLPSAGGGGGGVVDSAALGEFAAQVTGPEGVLASAARTILDQLGLGNTAATPEAATDAELIDLVTSELGADWPRLVAPVFDGRKAVLFDDRWASAREDLVRIWLMDDDDVDADWAHLAERFEGAGHVVSTQATYWQGKALAAGRTVHASLYARAAAGAENPGKGRYSDEVAVVTGASKGSIAASVVAQLLDGGATVIATTSRLDDSRLAFYRGLYRDHARFGAKLWVLPANMASYNDIDALAEWVGTEQTESLGPKSIHIKDALSPTLLFPFAAPRVGGDLSEAGSRSEMEMKVLLWAVQRLIGGLSHIGADRDIAARLHVVLPGSPNRGMFGGDGAYGESKAALDAVVSRWKAETSWAQRVSLAHALIGWTRGTGLMGHNDVIVDAVEEAGVITYSTEQMAKMLLDLCDVETKVAAAREPVQTDLTGGLAEVELDLAALATRARDEAVTESDEEAADEPAATTIAALPSPPRPPQPAPAPEWADLDVDPADLVVIVGGAELGPYGSSRTRFEMEVDNELSAAGVLELAWTTGLIKWEDDPQPGWYDTESGDLVDESELVERYHDTVVERCGIREFVDDGAIDPDHASPLLVSVFLDKDFRFVVSSEADARAFVQFDPEHTVARPVPDSGDWEVIRKAGTEIRVPRKTKLSRTVGAQIPTGFDPTVWGITADMANSIDRVALWNIVATVDAFLSSGFTPAELMRWVHPSLVASTQGTGMGGMTSMQTMYHGNLLGRSKPNDILQEVLPNVVAAHVMQSYVGGYGAMVHPVGACATAAVSVEEGVDKIRLGKAELVVAGGYDDLTLEAVIGFGDMAATADTEVMRAKGISDSKFSRANDRRRLGFLEAEGGGTVLLARGDLALKMGLPVLAVVAYAQSFADGVHTSIPAPGLGALGAGRGGRESVLARSLAKLGVGADDIAVISKHDTSTLANDPNETELHERLADSLGRSDGAPLFIISQKSLTGHAKGGAAVFQMMGLCQVLRDGVVPPNRSLDCVDDELATSTHFVWPRETLRLGEKYPLKAGLLTSLGFGHVSGLIALVHPQAFLATLTPEQREVYQAQAQERTLAGQRRLASAIAGGPSLYERPGDRRFDQERPEKAQEAAMLLDPGSRLGDDGVYQR; this is encoded by the coding sequence GTGACGATCAACGACCAGCAGCGTGCGACCACCGGCTCCGGATCCGAGCGCGGTCAGGCCTTCGAACCGCTGGTGGGTGCGCATGCGCTGGTCGATCAGCTGCACTCCGGCGAGCCCTACGCGGTGGCGTTCGGCGGCCAGGGCGGACCGTGGCTCGAGAACCTCGAGGAACTGGTCAACTCGGCCGGAATCGAGTCCGAGATCGCGAACCTGGTCGGTGAGGCCGAACTGCTGCTGGAGCCGCTCGCCCGGGAGCTGGTGGTGGTGCGCCCGATCGGCTTCGAGCCGATGCAGTGGATCCGCGCGCTGGCCGCCGAGGAGCCGTTGCCGTCGCAGAAGGACCTGACCACCGCGGCGATCTCCGGGCCCGGCATCCTGCTGACCCAGATGGCCGCCATTCGCGCGCTCAAGCGCCAGGGGCTCGATCTCGACGGGCACCCGCCGGTGGCGATCGCCGGGCATTCCCAGGGCGTCACCGCGGTCGAATCGCTGAAGGCCGGGGGAGCGCGCGATGTCGAGCTGCTGGCCATCGGTCAGTTGATCGGCGCCGCCGGGTCGCTGGTCTCGCGCCGCCGCGGCATGGTGGGCCGGGGCGACAAGTCGCCCATGGTGTCGGTGACCAACGTCGACCCCGACCGGGTCGCTGAGCTCCTCGACGAGTTCGCCCAGGACGTCCGGACGGTGCTGCCGCCGGCGTTGTCCATCCGCAACGGCCGCCGGTCGGTCGTCATCACCGGTACGCCCGAGCAGCTGGCCCGCTTCGAGCTGTACTGCGAGAAGATCACCGAGAAAGAAGAGGCCGAACGCAAGAACAAGGTCCGCGGCGGCGCGGTCTTCCGCCCGGTGTTCAACCAGGTCCAGGTCGAGGTCGGCTTCCACACTCCGCGGCTGGCCGGCGGCGTGGACCTGGTCGACGAATGGGCGGCCCGCACCGGCCTGGACGCCGCACTGACCCGGCGCCTGGCCGAGTACATCTTCGTCAGACCGGTCGACTGGGTCGCCGAGGTCGAGGGCCTCGCCGCGGCCGGCGCCAGGTGGATCATCGACCTGGGTCCGAGCGACACCGTGACGCGGCTGACCGCCCCGGTGATTCGCGGCCTGGGCATCGGCATCGTGCCTGCGGCCACCCGCGCCGGACAGCGCAGCCTGTTCACGGTCGGCGCCGCCCCCAGCGTCGCGCCGGCATGGTCGAGCTACGCGCCGACACCGGTCACCCTGCCCGACGGCTCGGTCAAGGTCGCCACCAAATTCACCCGGCTGACCGGACGGTCGCCGATCCTGCTCGCCGGCATGACGCCGACGACAGTGGACGCCAAGATCGTCGCCGCCGCGGCCAACGCCGGGCACTGGGCCGAGCTGGCCGGCGGTGGGCAGGTCACCGAGGAGATCTTCGATGCCCGCGTCCACGAGCTGACCCAGCTGCTGGAGCCCGGACGCGCGATCCAGTTCAACTCGCTGTTCCTCGACCCGTACCTATGGAAATTGCAGGTCGGCGGCAAGCGTCTGGTGCAGAAGGCCCGCCAGTCCGGCGCTCCGATCGACGGCGTAGTCGTCACCGCGGGCATCCCGGACCTCGAAGAGGCCGTCGACCTGATCGAGGAGCTGCACACCGTCGGCATCAGCAACGTGGTGTTCAAGCCGGGCACGGTGGACCAGATCAAGTCCGTCATCAAGATCGCGCAGGAGGTCCCCGACCGCGACGTCATCGTTCACGTCGAGGGCGGCCGCGCCGGCGGTCACCATTCGTGGGAGGACCTCGACGACCTGCTGCTGAGCACCTACGGCGAGCTGCGCAAACACACCAACATCACCGTGTGCGTCGGCGGCGGGATCGGCACGCCCGAGCGGGCCGCGGACTACCTGTCCGGGGAGTGGGCGAAGGCCTACGGGTTCCCGGCCATGCCGGTCGACGGCATCCTGGTCGGCACCGCCGCCATGGCCACCAAGGAGGCCACCACCTCCCCGGCGGTCAAGCAGATGCTCGTCGAGACCGGCGGCACCCCGGACTGGGTCGGGGCCGGCAAAGCCGTCAACGGTATGGCCAGCGGCCGCAGCCAGCTCGGCGCCGACATCCACGAGATCGACAATGCCGCGTCGCGCTGCGGTCGCCTGCTCGACGAGGTGGCCGGTGACGCCGACGCGGTGGCCGAGCGGCGCGACGAGATCATCGCCGCGATGGCCAAGACGGCCAAGCCGTACTTCGGCGACGTCGCGGACATGACCTATCTGCAGTGGTTGCAGCGCTACGTCGACCTGGCCGTCGGCGACGGCGACACCACCGCCGACACGGCCCATCCCGGCAGCCCCTGGCTGGCGGACACCTGGCGGGACCGCTTCGAGGACATGCTCAAGCGCGCCGAGGCCCGCCTGCACGCGAAGGACTACGGCCCGATCGAATCGCTGTTCAGCGCGGGTGCGGACGGCGACGCGCTGCTGGACAACCCCGAGACCGCGGTGGCGGCCCTGCTGGCCCGCTACCCGGACGCCGAGACGGTGCGGTTGCACCCGGCCGATGTGCCGTACTTCGTGACGCTGTGCAAGAAGCCGGGTAAGCCGGTCAACTTCGTACCGGTCATCGACAAGGATGTCCGCCGCTGGTGGCGCAGCGACTCGCTGTGGCAGGCGCACGACGCCCGCTACAGCGCCGACGAAGTGTGCATCATCCCCGGCACCCAGGCGGTCGCGGGCATCACCCGCGTCGACGAGCCGGTCGGCGACCTGCTCGACCGCTTCGAACAAGAGATCGTGGACCGCGTGCTGGCCACCGGCGCCGAACCCGTCGCAGTGGTGTCGCGCCGTCAGGCGCGCGCGGACGTCAGCGGACCGCTGGCGGTGGTGCTGGACTCGCCCGACGTGCTGTGGGCCGGGCGCACCTCGATCAACCCCGTGCACCGCATCGGCGCGCCGAACGAGTGGCAGGTCAACGACGTGCCCGGAAAGCCGAGCGCGACCCACCCGAACACCGGCGCGCGGCTGGAGCAGAGCGTCGACGAGTCCGGGAAGACCTCGGTGACGCTGCGCGTGCCGCTGTCCGACATCTGGATCGACATCCGGTTCACGCTGCCCGCGTGCACCGTCGACGGCGGTATGCCGATCGTGACGGTCGAGGACGCCTCGCGCGCGATGCGTGCGGTGCTCGCGATCGCCGCGGGTGTCGACGGCCCGGACGCGCTTCCCGCCGTGGCGGACAACACGGCCACCGTGACGGTGCGCTGGGATCCCGAACGGGTCGCCGACCACACCGGCGTCACCGCGACCTTCGGTGCGCCGCTGGCGCCGGGCCTGACGCTGGTGCCCGACGCGCTGGTCGGGCTGTGCTGGCCCGCGGTATTCGCGGCCATCGGCTCCGCCGCCACCGACGACGGCTTCCCTGTGGTGGAAGGTCTGCTCAGCCTGGTCCACCTCGACCACGCCGCGCACCTGCTGCATGCCATGCCCACCGGCGAGGCGGAATTGACCGTCACCGCAACGGCTCTCGCGGCCACCGACACCGAGGTCGGTCGCGTGGTCCCGGTGGACGTGACGATCGCCGACGCGCAGGGGGTCGCGCTGGCCACCCTCGCCGAGCGGTTCGCGATCCGTGGCCGCACCGGTGCCGTCGAGTTGAGTGACCCGCCGCGCGCCGGTGGGGCGATCACCGACAACGCCACCGACACCCCGCGCCGCCGGCGCCGCGACGTCGTGGTCGACGCGCCGGTCGACATGAGCGCGTTCGCGGTCGTCTCCGGTGACCACAACCCCATCCACACCGACCGTGCCGCCGCACTGCTGGCCGGGCTGAAATCGCCCATCGTGCACGGTATGTGGCTGTCCGCCGCCGCGCAGCACGCGGTCACGGCCACCGACGGTCGTGCCACCCCGCCGGCGCGTCTGGTGGGCTGGACGTCGCGTTTCCTGGGCATGGTGCTGCCCGGCGACGAGATCGAGTTCCGCGTCGACCGGGTCGGCATCGACCGGGGCGCCGAGATCGTCGAGGTCGCCGCGCGAGTCGGCTCGGAACTGGTGATGTCGGCGACCGCGCAACTGGCCGCGCCGAAGACGGTCTACGCGTTCCCCGGACAGGGCATCCAGTCCAAGGGCATGGGCATGGAGGTTCGGGCCCGGTCCAAGGCGGCGCGCCAGATTTGGGACAAGGCGGACAAGTTCACCCGCGAGACACTCGGCTTCTCGGTCCTGCACGTGGTGCGGGACAACCCGACGTCGCTGATCGCCTCGGGGGTCCACTACCACCATCCCGAGGGTGTGCTCTACCTGACGCAGTTCACCCAGGTGGCGATGGCCACCACCGCGGCGGCACAGGTCGCCGAGATGCGGGAGAACGGTGCGTTCGTCGAGGGTGCGATCGCCTGCGGGCACTCCGTCGGCGAGTACACCGCGCTGGCGTGTGTGTCGGGTGTCTATGAACTCGAGGGCCTGCTCGAGGCGGTGTTCCACCGCGGCAGCAAGATGCACGACATCGTCCCCCGCGATGCGATGGGGCGGTCGAACTACCGCATGGCCGCGATCCGGCCGTCGCAGATCGACCTCGACGACGACGACGTCAACGACTTCATCGCCGAGATCGCCGAACGCACCGGTGAGTTCCTGGAGATCGTCAACTACAACCTGCGGGGCGCGCAGTACGCGATTGCCGGCACCGTACGCGGACTCGAGGAACTCGAGGCCGAGGTCGAGCGCCGGCGCGAACTGACCGGCGGGAAGCGGTCGTTCATCCTGGTGCCGGGCATCGATGTGCCGTTCCACTCCAGCGTGTTGCGGGTCGGCGTGGACGACTTCCGCCGCGCCCTGGACCGAGTCATGCCGCACGGGACGGACCCCGAGATGGTCATCGGCCGCTACATCCCCAACCTGGTTCCGCGGCCCTTCACCCTCGATCGTGACTTCATCCAGGAGATTCGCGATCTGGTGCCGGCCGTGGAACTCGACGAGGTGCTCGCGAACTACGACGAGTGGCGCAACGAGCGCCCGGCCGACCTCTGCCGCAAGGTCATCATCGAGCTGTTGGCCTGGCAGTTCGCCAGCCCGGTGCGCTGGATCGAGACCCAGGACCTGCTGTTCATCGAGGAGGCCGCGGGCGGACTCGGGGTCGAACGGTTCGTCGAGATCGGCGTGAAGTCCGCGCCGACCGTCGCCGGGCTGGCGCAGAACACGCTCAAGCTGCCCGAGTACTCGCACAACACCACCGAGGTGCTCAACGCCGAGCGCGACGCTGCGGTGCTGTTCGCCACCGACACCGATCCCGAGCCCGAGCTCGACGAGCCGGCGCAGGATTCAGCGCCGGCCACGGAAGCCGTTCCGGCAGAAGCGGTTCCGGCCGAGGTGCCGGCGGCTCCTGCGGCGGCACCCGCCGGTGGGCCCCGGCCAGAGGACATCGGGTTCGACGCCGCCGACGCCACCATGGCGCTGATCGCGCTGTCGGCCAAGATCCGCATCGACCAGATCGAGGCGCTGGACTCCATCGAGTCCATCACCGACGGCGCGTCCTCGCGTCGCAACCAGATGCTGGTCGACCTCGGCTCGGAGCTCAACCTCGGTGCGATCGACGGCGCCGCGGAGGCCGACCTGGCCGGGCTCAAGGGCCAGGTGACCAAACTGGCCCGCACCTACAAGCCGTTCGGGCCGGTGCTCTCCGATGCGATCAACGACCAGTTGCGCACGGTCCTCGGGCCGTCGGGCAAGCGGCCGGCCTACATCGCCGAGCGGGTCAAGAAGACCTGGGAGCTCGGCGACGGCTGGGCCAAGCACGCCACCGTCGAGGTGGCGCTGGGCACCCGCGAGGGCTCCAGCGTGCGCGGCGGGCCGCTGGGCGGTCTGCACGAGGGCGCGCTGGGCGATGCGGCCGGCGTCGACAAGGTGATCGACGCCGCGGTGGCCGCGGTCGCGGCACGCCGCGGGGTGCCGGTCTCGCTGCCGTCGGCCGGTGGCGGCGGCGGTGGCGTCGTCGACTCGGCGGCGCTGGGCGAGTTCGCCGCCCAGGTCACGGGCCCCGAAGGGGTGCTGGCCTCGGCGGCCCGCACCATCCTCGACCAGCTGGGTCTGGGAAACACCGCCGCGACGCCGGAAGCGGCCACCGACGCGGAGCTGATCGATCTCGTCACCAGCGAGCTCGGGGCGGACTGGCCGCGCCTGGTGGCCCCGGTCTTCGACGGCCGCAAGGCGGTGCTGTTCGACGACCGGTGGGCCAGCGCCCGGGAGGATCTGGTCCGGATCTGGCTGATGGACGACGACGACGTCGACGCCGACTGGGCGCACCTGGCCGAGCGGTTCGAAGGCGCCGGCCACGTCGTCAGCACGCAGGCCACCTACTGGCAGGGCAAGGCGCTGGCGGCCGGGCGCACCGTGCACGCGTCGCTGTACGCGCGCGCCGCGGCCGGAGCCGAGAACCCGGGCAAGGGCCGTTACAGCGACGAGGTCGCTGTGGTCACCGGCGCATCGAAGGGCTCCATCGCGGCGTCGGTGGTGGCGCAGCTGCTCGACGGCGGCGCGACCGTCATCGCGACCACGTCGCGGCTGGACGACAGCCGGCTGGCGTTCTACCGCGGGCTCTACCGCGACCATGCCCGCTTCGGCGCCAAGTTGTGGGTGCTGCCGGCGAACATGGCTTCCTACAACGACATCGACGCGCTCGCCGAGTGGGTCGGCACCGAGCAGACCGAGAGCCTGGGGCCGAAGTCGATCCACATCAAGGACGCGTTGTCGCCGACGCTGCTGTTCCCGTTCGCCGCTCCGCGGGTCGGCGGGGACCTGTCCGAGGCCGGGTCGCGCTCCGAGATGGAGATGAAGGTGCTGCTGTGGGCCGTGCAGCGGCTGATCGGCGGGCTGTCGCACATCGGGGCCGACCGCGACATCGCCGCTCGGTTGCACGTGGTACTGCCCGGCTCTCCGAACCGCGGCATGTTCGGCGGTGACGGCGCCTACGGCGAGTCCAAGGCGGCGCTCGATGCGGTCGTCTCGCGGTGGAAGGCCGAGACGTCCTGGGCGCAGCGGGTGAGCCTGGCTCATGCGCTGATCGGCTGGACCCGCGGGACCGGGTTGATGGGCCACAACGACGTCATCGTCGACGCGGTCGAAGAGGCCGGGGTGATCACCTACTCGACCGAGCAGATGGCCAAGATGCTGCTCGACCTGTGCGACGTGGAGACCAAGGTCGCCGCCGCGCGCGAGCCAGTGCAGACCGACCTGACCGGCGGGCTGGCCGAGGTGGAGCTCGATCTGGCGGCGCTGGCCACCCGGGCCCGCGACGAGGCGGTCACCGAGTCCGACGAGGAGGCTGCCGACGAACCCGCCGCGACGACCATCGCCGCGCTGCCGTCGCCGCCGCGGCCGCCGCAGCCCGCACCGGCACCGGAGTGGGCCGACCTCGACGTCGACCCCGCCGATCTGGTCGTCATCGTCGGTGGCGCCGAGCTGGGTCCCTACGGATCGTCGCGGACCCGCTTCGAGATGGAGGTCGACAACGAACTGTCGGCCGCCGGTGTGCTCGAGCTGGCCTGGACGACCGGTCTGATCAAGTGGGAGGACGATCCGCAACCCGGTTGGTATGACACCGAATCCGGCGATCTGGTCGACGAGTCCGAGTTGGTGGAGCGTTATCACGACACGGTCGTCGAGCGTTGCGGGATCCGTGAGTTCGTTGATGACGGCGCGATCGATCCGGATCACGCATCGCCGCTGCTGGTCAGCGTGTTCCTGGACAAGGACTTCCGGTTCGTGGTGTCCAGTGAGGCCGATGCACGCGCGTTCGTGCAGTTCGACCCCGAGCACACGGTGGCCCGCCCGGTCCCGGACTCCGGCGACTGGGAGGTGATCCGCAAGGCGGGCACCGAGATTCGCGTGCCGCGCAAGACCAAGCTCTCCCGCACCGTGGGGGCGCAGATCCCGACCGGGTTCGATCCGACGGTGTGGGGCATCACCGCCGACATGGCCAACTCGATCGACCGGGTGGCGCTGTGGAACATCGTCGCCACGGTCGACGCGTTCCTGTCGTCGGGCTTCACCCCGGCCGAGTTGATGCGCTGGGTGCATCCGAGCCTGGTGGCCTCGACGCAGGGCACCGGCATGGGCGGCATGACCTCGATGCAGACCATGTACCACGGCAACCTGCTGGGCCGCAGCAAGCCGAACGACATCCTGCAGGAGGTGCTGCCGAATGTCGTTGCCGCCCATGTCATGCAGTCCTACGTCGGCGGTTACGGCGCAATGGTCCACCCGGTCGGTGCGTGTGCCACCGCGGCGGTGTCGGTCGAGGAGGGTGTGGACAAGATCCGCCTCGGCAAGGCCGAACTGGTGGTGGCGGGCGGCTACGACGACCTGACGCTGGAGGCCGTGATCGGCTTCGGTGACATGGCGGCCACCGCCGACACCGAGGTGATGCGGGCCAAGGGCATCAGCGACTCGAAGTTCTCCCGCGCCAACGACCGCCGTCGGCTGGGCTTCCTGGAGGCCGAGGGTGGCGGCACGGTGCTGCTGGCCCGCGGCGACCTGGCGCTGAAGATGGGTCTGCCGGTGCTCGCGGTGGTCGCATACGCCCAGTCGTTCGCCGACGGTGTGCACACCTCGATCCCGGCGCCCGGGCTCGGTGCGCTCGGCGCGGGCCGCGGCGGGCGCGAGTCGGTGCTGGCGCGCTCGCTGGCCAAGCTGGGCGTCGGTGCCGACGACATCGCGGTGATCTCCAAACACGACACCTCGACGCTGGCCAACGACCCCAACGAGACCGAGTTGCACGAGCGGCTCGCCGACTCGCTGGGCCGTTCCGACGGGGCGCCGCTGTTCATCATCAGCCAGAAGAGCCTCACCGGCCACGCCAAGGGCGGCGCCGCGGTGTTCCAGATGATGGGGCTGTGCCAGGTGCTGCGGGACGGAGTGGTCCCGCCGAACCGCAGCCTGGACTGTGTCGACGACGAGCTGGCGACGTCCACGCACTTCGTGTGGCCGCGCGAGACCCTGCGGCTGGGGGAGAAGTACCCGCTCAAGGCGGGACTGCTGACCAGCCTCGGATTCGGCCACGTGTCGGGGTTGATCGCACTGGTGCATCCGCAGGCGTTCCTGGCCACGCTGACCCCCGAGCAGCGGGAGGTCTACCAGGCGCAGGCGCAGGAACGCACGCTGGCCGGCCAGCGCCGCCTGGCGTCGGCGATCGCCGGTGGGCCGTCGCTCTACGAGCGACCGGGAGACCGGCGCTTCGACCAGGAACGGCCCGAAAAGGCCCAGGAGGCGGCCATGCTGCTGGACCCGGGTTCGCGACTCGGCGACGACGGCGTGTATCAACGGTGA
- the acpS gene encoding holo-ACP synthase AcpS, whose translation MAIVGIGIDLVSIPDFAEQVDRPGTVFAETFTPGERRDAADKSSSAARHLAARWAAKEAVIKAWSGSRFSKRPVLPEGIHRDIEVITDMWGRPRVRLSGAIAEHLKEVTIHLSLTHEADTAAAVAVLEER comes from the coding sequence GTGGCAATCGTCGGGATAGGCATCGATCTGGTCTCCATCCCGGATTTCGCGGAGCAGGTGGATCGTCCCGGCACGGTGTTCGCCGAGACGTTCACCCCCGGCGAGCGGCGCGACGCCGCCGACAAGAGTTCGTCGGCGGCACGCCACCTCGCGGCGAGGTGGGCGGCCAAGGAAGCTGTGATCAAGGCGTGGTCGGGCTCGCGGTTCTCGAAGCGTCCGGTGCTGCCCGAGGGCATCCACCGCGACATCGAGGTGATCACCGACATGTGGGGCCGCCCGCGAGTGCGGTTGTCCGGCGCGATCGCCGAGCACCTCAAGGAGGTCACGATCCACCTGTCGCTGACCCACGAGGCCGACACCGCCGCAGCCGTCGCCGTCCTCGAGGAGCGCTGA